The nucleotide window TCAAGAACGCATCATACTCCTCTTCTAATTCACAATAATCCTTTTTTAAGCCTGTATATTTCTGCTCTAACTTATTGTGTGCTTTCTTTATAGCATCATACTTTTTTTGTAATGTTTCATACTTTTTCTTTAAATTATTATGTTCATTAGATAACTCTTTATACTGCTGATCTCTTCTATACTCTTTTGTTTTACTCGTTTTAAATTTATTTTTAATAGTTTTCTTCTCCTCTTCTGCTTTATAATACTTATCTGCCAAATGTAAAGAGGATAAAACCATAATTCTAATCCTACTTAATCTATTATTCTGATTATTGACTTTCTCTATTTCATCATTAACAGATTGAGCAACTTGTTTAATATATTCTGCTGATTCTTCAGCTTTAATAACATACTCATCTCCAAAGATCATTACTTTTACTTTTTTA belongs to Selenihalanaerobacter shriftii and includes:
- a CDS encoding cell division protein ZapA, with translation MSKEGKNDDKKVKVMIFGDEYVIKAEESAEYIKQVAQSVNDEIEKVNNQNNRLSRIRIMVLSSLHLADKYYKAEEEKKTIKNKFKTSKTKEYRRDQQYKELSNEHNNLKKKYETLQKKYDAIKKAHNKLEQKYTGLKKDYCELEEEYDAFLTEFGKED